One Luteitalea sp. DNA segment encodes these proteins:
- a CDS encoding DUF3500 domain-containing protein — MATAADQFLEELAPDERQRASFPFDGDERTRWNFIPTEQFPRQGLPIKDMTEPQRKRAHTLLEAGLSARGYLTATAIMDLETVLKAIERRGRISRDPELYFFTVFGTPSPDDAWGWRVEGHHVSLHFTIVNGTAIASSPLFFGSNPGEVREGPKKGLRVLAVEEDTARELLMALDESQRATAVIADVAPREIVTKNAAEADPLSPVGITASAMTPAQRDLLMEIIDAYTSHMADDIRSDRMTKLREAGIEKIAFAWSGESELGKKHYYRVQGPTFLIEYDNTQNDGNHIHSVWRDFDGDFGHDLLREHLAAVRH, encoded by the coding sequence ATGGCCACAGCCGCCGACCAGTTCCTCGAAGAGCTCGCTCCCGACGAGCGCCAGCGGGCCTCCTTCCCCTTCGATGGTGACGAGCGCACGAGGTGGAACTTCATTCCCACGGAGCAGTTTCCGCGCCAGGGCTTGCCGATCAAGGACATGACCGAGCCGCAGCGAAAGCGCGCGCACACGCTGCTCGAAGCGGGTCTCAGCGCCCGGGGGTACTTGACCGCGACCGCCATCATGGACCTCGAGACGGTACTCAAGGCGATCGAGCGCAGAGGCCGAATCAGCCGCGATCCGGAGCTGTACTTCTTCACGGTGTTCGGGACACCGTCGCCCGACGACGCCTGGGGCTGGCGTGTCGAAGGACACCACGTATCGCTGCACTTCACAATCGTGAACGGCACTGCCATCGCCAGCTCGCCTTTGTTCTTTGGCTCGAACCCGGGTGAAGTTCGCGAAGGGCCGAAGAAGGGCCTTCGCGTGCTCGCCGTAGAGGAGGACACCGCCCGGGAGCTCCTCATGGCGCTCGATGAGTCTCAGCGGGCAACCGCGGTGATCGCCGACGTGGCGCCCAGGGAAATCGTGACGAAGAATGCCGCCGAGGCGGACCCGTTGTCACCGGTGGGCATCACGGCCTCTGCGATGACGCCCGCGCAGCGTGACCTGCTGATGGAGATCATCGACGCCTACACGTCGCACATGGCGGACGACATTCGCTCGGATCGCATGACCAAGCTCCGCGAGGCCGGAATCGAGAAGATTGCGTTCGCATGGAGCGGCGAGAGCGAGCTCGGGAAGAAGCACTACTATCGCGTTCAGGGACCAACGTTCCTGATTGAATACGACAACACACAGAACGACGGCAACCACATCCACTCCGTCTGGCGCGATTTCGATGGCGACTTCGGACACGATCTGCTGCGCGAGCATTTGGCAGCCGTCCGGCACTAG